A single Vibrio sp. YMD68 DNA region contains:
- the nrdB gene encoding class Ia ribonucleoside-diphosphate reductase subunit beta has protein sequence MAYSTFSQNKNDQLKEPMFLGQPVNVARYDQQKFEIFEKLIEKQLSFFWRPEEVDVSSDRIDYNKLPEHEKHIFISNLKYQTLLDSIQGRSPNVALLPLVSLPEVETWIETWSFSETIHSRSYTHIIRNIVNDPSIVFDDIVENEHILSRAKDIARYYDELIELTSDYHRYGEGTHQINGESVTVSLHNLKKKLYLCLMSVNALEAIRFYVSFACSFAFAERELMEGNAKIIKLIARDEALHLTGTQHMLNILRNGQDDFSFMQIAEECKQECFDLFKDAAEQEKEWAEYLFKDGSMIGLNKDILCQYVEYITNVRMQAVGLGTAYPEATSNPIPWINAWLSSDNVQVAPQEAEISSYLVGQIDNEVSANDFEDFEL, from the coding sequence ATGGCTTACAGTACTTTTTCTCAAAACAAAAATGACCAATTAAAAGAACCTATGTTTCTGGGTCAACCTGTTAACGTTGCTCGTTATGACCAGCAGAAATTTGAGATTTTTGAAAAACTGATCGAAAAGCAATTGAGCTTTTTCTGGCGTCCAGAAGAAGTCGATGTGTCGAGTGATAGAATCGACTACAACAAACTTCCTGAACATGAAAAGCACATTTTTATTTCTAATCTGAAATATCAAACGCTGCTTGATTCGATACAAGGTCGCAGCCCGAACGTTGCCTTACTGCCATTGGTGTCACTACCAGAAGTCGAGACTTGGATTGAAACTTGGTCATTCTCGGAAACGATTCACTCACGTTCGTACACGCATATCATTCGTAACATCGTTAACGATCCTAGCATTGTGTTCGATGATATCGTTGAAAACGAACACATTCTTAGCCGCGCGAAGGATATCGCTCGTTACTATGATGAATTGATTGAGCTAACCAGCGACTACCACCGCTATGGTGAAGGTACTCATCAAATTAACGGTGAATCAGTAACGGTTTCTCTGCATAATTTGAAGAAAAAATTATACCTTTGCCTAATGTCAGTGAACGCTCTAGAAGCCATTCGTTTTTATGTCAGCTTTGCCTGTTCCTTTGCGTTTGCTGAACGTGAACTTATGGAAGGTAACGCTAAGATAATCAAGCTTATTGCTCGCGATGAGGCTCTTCACCTTACTGGTACTCAGCATATGCTGAACATCCTTCGTAATGGTCAAGATGATTTCTCCTTTATGCAAATCGCGGAAGAGTGTAAGCAAGAGTGTTTCGATCTATTTAAAGATGCTGCTGAGCAAGAAAAAGAATGGGCTGAATACCTATTCAAAGATGGCTCTATGATTGGCTTAAACAAAGATATCTTGTGCCAATACGTCGAGTACATCACTAATGTTCGTATGCAAGCGGTTGGCCTAGGCACCGCATACCCTGAGGCGACATCGAACCCTATTCCTTGGATCAATGCCTGGTTATCTTCAGATAACGTGCAAGTCGCGCCACAGGAAGCAGAAATCAGCTCTTACCTGGTTGGCCAGATTGACAACGAAGTTAGCGCAAATGATTTTGAGGATTTTGAACTGTAA
- the ubiG gene encoding bifunctional 2-polyprenyl-6-hydroxyphenol methylase/3-demethylubiquinol 3-O-methyltransferase UbiG encodes MTTKQNVDPSEIKKFEDMASRWWDFEGEFKPLHQINPLRLNYVLEKSDGLFGKVVLDVGCGGGILAESMAKEGAIVTGLDMGKEPLEVARLHALETGTTLTYIQSTIEDHALENAQKYDVVTCMEMLEHVPDPLSVVQSCAALVKPGGHVFFSTLNRNFKSYLFAIVGAEKLLKIVPEGTHDHDKFIRPSELIKMVDKTSLVEQGITGLHYNPLTDAYKLGPNVDVNYIVHTHYPI; translated from the coding sequence ATGACCACAAAGCAAAATGTAGACCCTAGCGAAATCAAAAAATTTGAAGACATGGCATCAAGGTGGTGGGATTTTGAAGGCGAATTTAAACCCCTTCACCAAATTAATCCTCTGCGTCTTAACTATGTCTTAGAGAAGTCGGACGGGCTTTTTGGAAAAGTCGTTTTAGATGTGGGTTGTGGCGGCGGTATTCTCGCTGAGAGCATGGCAAAAGAAGGCGCCATTGTTACTGGGCTAGATATGGGTAAAGAACCGCTAGAAGTCGCTCGCCTACATGCACTGGAGACCGGAACCACCCTTACTTATATACAAAGTACCATTGAAGATCACGCCTTAGAGAATGCACAGAAATACGATGTCGTTACTTGCATGGAAATGCTAGAGCATGTACCGGACCCGCTTTCTGTGGTGCAATCTTGCGCTGCACTTGTTAAGCCTGGCGGTCATGTCTTCTTCTCAACGTTGAACAGAAACTTCAAATCGTATCTGTTTGCCATTGTTGGGGCAGAAAAGCTCTTAAAAATAGTGCCGGAAGGTACCCATGACCACGACAAGTTCATTCGCCCTTCGGAACTGATCAAGATGGTCGATAAAACGAGCCTGGTTGAGCAAGGAATCACGGGGCTTCATTACAATCCATTAACAGACGCTTATAAGCTGGGCCCAAATGTGGATGTCAATTACATTGTCCACACTCATTACCCTATCTAG
- a CDS encoding CinA family nicotinamide mononucleotide deamidase-related protein, which produces MTKIAMLSTGEEVLYGDIVDTNAAWLSRLFFANGFSLYKRSTVGDSLVALKEEILMLSFNCDVVIVNGGLGPTTDDLSAAAAAESADEALTLFPEWLDKLHAFFNARGITMPESNVKQAMLPQSASIIDNPIGTACGFQMVINDCLFYFTPGVPKEFELMVETQILTDLRHRFPERESYSCSRLFTLGTSESVLSDKLDKLQLPKGYMIGYRSYLPFIEVKLFAPQHDLDTQVRLLQMIYKLIEPNVVSVDESMLSHIGHLVAEKKQSISISEQSTHGWLSNWLHSDVNANPFCGHSWIMSGSLDVSSQEKNPLAAAFALAGATREKCSTDIALVTGKLEDNAFSIALSTSKGEWGQTLEFKRQYSMAERKELISTIAADMLRRYLSGKPMFIQYSSVTSVKEMFIPSTLI; this is translated from the coding sequence ATGACAAAAATCGCAATGCTTAGTACGGGGGAAGAGGTCCTCTACGGAGATATTGTTGATACCAATGCCGCTTGGTTATCACGACTTTTCTTTGCTAATGGTTTTTCTTTGTATAAGCGCTCCACCGTAGGTGACAGTTTGGTTGCGTTGAAAGAAGAAATACTCATGCTAAGTTTCAATTGTGATGTTGTCATCGTCAATGGTGGACTCGGTCCGACAACGGATGACTTAAGTGCCGCTGCCGCCGCAGAATCAGCAGATGAAGCGTTGACTTTATTTCCAGAGTGGCTGGATAAGCTCCATGCCTTTTTCAATGCTCGAGGCATCACGATGCCAGAAAGTAATGTTAAACAAGCCATGCTCCCCCAAAGCGCCTCGATTATAGATAATCCGATAGGAACAGCGTGCGGTTTTCAAATGGTGATTAACGATTGCCTCTTCTACTTTACGCCAGGTGTTCCTAAAGAGTTTGAGTTGATGGTGGAAACTCAGATCTTGACGGATCTAAGGCACCGTTTCCCTGAACGAGAAAGTTACAGTTGCAGCCGGCTATTTACACTAGGGACTTCCGAGTCAGTGTTGTCAGATAAACTCGACAAACTGCAACTTCCAAAGGGGTATATGATTGGATACCGCTCATATTTACCTTTTATCGAAGTGAAGTTATTTGCGCCTCAACACGATCTAGACACTCAAGTTCGTTTGCTGCAAATGATCTATAAGCTTATTGAACCTAACGTGGTGAGTGTTGATGAAAGCATGCTTTCTCATATCGGGCATCTGGTCGCTGAAAAGAAACAGTCTATCTCAATTTCAGAGCAATCAACCCATGGATGGCTGTCCAATTGGCTCCATTCAGACGTCAATGCGAATCCATTTTGTGGCCACTCATGGATTATGAGCGGTTCTTTAGACGTTTCAAGCCAAGAAAAGAACCCTTTGGCCGCCGCATTTGCTTTAGCAGGGGCAACACGAGAAAAGTGTTCAACCGACATTGCGTTAGTGACGGGCAAGTTAGAAGATAATGCGTTTTCTATCGCCTTATCTACTTCCAAAGGGGAGTGGGGTCAAACGCTAGAATTCAAACGTCAATATTCTATGGCTGAACGAAAAGAACTGATTTCGACGATTGCGGCAGATATGCTCCGACGGTATCTGTCAGGTAAGCCGATGTTTATCCAATACAGCTCGGTGACGAGCGTAAAAGAGATGTTTATTCCTTCAACTCTTATTTAA
- a CDS encoding ACT domain-containing protein yields the protein MNTTFIVNFVGKATPATIKQFASITHDNGGKWLISKVNFIEDQVAAVIKVQLPKANVDIVKAAFKAHQDLLVQIVDSETSPHREETIFQFRLDSNDRAGIVNEITHVLDAQGISILDMDCQRVFVAGGGGVSSSLFTANLAVRLPSEVQIEDVANELESLSEDTRVILEAS from the coding sequence ATGAATACGACATTTATCGTCAATTTCGTCGGGAAAGCCACTCCCGCCACGATCAAACAATTTGCTTCCATAACCCATGACAACGGCGGAAAATGGTTAATCAGCAAAGTCAACTTCATTGAAGACCAAGTTGCCGCCGTAATTAAAGTTCAACTCCCTAAAGCGAATGTCGATATTGTTAAAGCGGCTTTCAAAGCGCACCAAGATCTGTTAGTCCAGATAGTCGATTCAGAAACATCACCACATCGAGAAGAAACCATCTTTCAGTTTCGTCTCGATTCCAATGATCGCGCGGGCATTGTCAATGAAATAACCCATGTACTTGATGCTCAAGGGATCAGTATTCTCGATATGGATTGTCAGCGGGTATTTGTTGCCGGAGGCGGAGGGGTGAGTTCAAGTCTCTTTACCGCGAATTTAGCCGTTCGACTGCCGAGTGAAGTGCAAATTGAAGATGTAGCCAATGAACTCGAATCATTGAGTGAAGATACTCGGGTTATTTTAGAAGCATCATAA
- a CDS encoding DUF3943 domain-containing protein, whose translation MLKKNIAAMMLSFSACANANNFNVNQHIEFSYTVDCENSFCLNDNTYSYQPALFHNEESFMLSLKEPELKVEDPGLPKYLVMQDEKDWDYLMGQTYTILGLSVATVGLMTLLPESITKWDEEDRDMSQLGSKWKDNISAGPVWDRDEHFLNYVMHPYFGGVYYTAARHAGFNEFESFVYSAAMSTFFWEMGVEAFAEVPSWQDIFVTPFFGAVVGEMMFEAEQDIVANGGEVFGSEGVGSFTLFFLNPVGHIHGWVSGAWGGSAEFQYSSTPWFGNSNAAAFAMDSGASYDRQFYGVELTIGF comes from the coding sequence GTGCTAAAGAAAAACATCGCTGCAATGATGTTATCGTTTTCCGCCTGTGCAAACGCCAACAACTTTAACGTCAATCAACATATAGAATTTTCTTACACGGTCGATTGTGAAAATAGCTTCTGTCTTAACGACAACACATACTCTTACCAACCTGCGTTGTTTCATAATGAAGAGAGCTTCATGCTTTCATTGAAAGAACCAGAGCTTAAAGTTGAAGACCCTGGTCTACCTAAGTATCTCGTCATGCAAGATGAAAAAGACTGGGACTACCTAATGGGACAGACCTACACTATCTTAGGTCTAAGTGTGGCAACTGTTGGCTTAATGACGCTACTTCCAGAGTCTATTACAAAGTGGGACGAAGAAGACCGTGATATGAGTCAATTAGGCTCGAAATGGAAAGATAACATCAGTGCTGGTCCGGTATGGGATCGCGACGAGCACTTTTTGAATTATGTGATGCACCCGTATTTTGGGGGTGTGTACTATACCGCTGCAAGACACGCAGGTTTTAACGAGTTTGAGTCATTTGTATATTCTGCTGCTATGTCTACCTTCTTTTGGGAAATGGGGGTGGAAGCGTTTGCAGAAGTCCCTTCTTGGCAAGATATATTTGTTACCCCATTTTTTGGTGCAGTCGTCGGTGAAATGATGTTTGAAGCCGAGCAAGATATTGTCGCCAATGGCGGCGAAGTATTCGGCTCTGAAGGCGTAGGTAGCTTTACCCTTTTCTTCCTAAACCCTGTTGGCCATATTCACGGTTGGGTAAGTGGCGCTTGGGGTGGTAGTGCTGAATTCCAATACAGCAGTACGCCTTGGTTCGGAAACTCGAATGCGGCTGCGTTTGCCATGGATTCAGGAGCTTCCTATGACCGCCAATTCTACGGCGTTGAGCTAACGATAGGTTTCTAA
- a CDS encoding carboxynorspermidine synthase yields the protein MAILQIGAGGVGWVVAHKAAQNNEVLGDITIASRTLSKCEKIIESIKGKNNLKDTTKKLEARAVNADDVDALVALIKEVKPDLVINAGPPWVNMSIMEACYQAKVSYLDTSVAVDLCSEGQQVPQAYDWQWGYREKFAEAGITGILGAGFDPGVVSIFAAYAVKHLFDEIDTIDVMDVNAGDHGKKFATNFDPETNMLEIQGDSFYWENEEWKQVPCHSRMLEFDFPNCGSHKVYSMAHDEVRSMKEFIPAKRIEFWMGFGDAYLNYFNCMRDIGLLSPDPLTLHDGTVVQPLHVLKALLPDPTSLAPGYTGLTCIGTWVQGKKDGKERSVFIYNNADHEVAYEDVEHQAISYTTGVPAITAALQFFRGEWADKGVFNMEQLNPDPFLATMPEIGLDWHVQELEPGQPIIHKLK from the coding sequence ATGGCAATTCTACAAATTGGTGCAGGTGGTGTTGGTTGGGTAGTCGCACATAAAGCGGCGCAAAACAACGAAGTGTTAGGTGATATTACCATCGCCTCACGTACTCTTAGTAAGTGCGAAAAAATCATCGAGTCAATCAAAGGCAAAAATAATCTTAAAGACACGACTAAGAAGCTAGAAGCTCGTGCTGTGAATGCTGATGACGTTGACGCTTTGGTAGCGCTGATTAAAGAAGTGAAGCCTGATCTCGTGATCAATGCGGGCCCTCCGTGGGTTAACATGTCCATTATGGAAGCGTGTTACCAAGCTAAAGTGAGCTACTTAGATACATCGGTTGCCGTAGACCTTTGTTCAGAAGGCCAACAAGTCCCTCAAGCGTACGACTGGCAATGGGGTTACCGCGAGAAGTTTGCCGAAGCAGGCATCACGGGTATCTTAGGCGCGGGTTTTGATCCAGGCGTTGTTTCTATTTTTGCAGCGTATGCAGTTAAGCACTTGTTTGATGAAATCGATACGATTGATGTGATGGACGTTAACGCAGGCGATCATGGCAAAAAGTTCGCGACGAACTTTGACCCAGAGACGAACATGCTTGAGATTCAAGGTGATTCGTTCTACTGGGAAAATGAAGAGTGGAAACAAGTCCCTTGTCACTCACGTATGCTTGAGTTTGATTTTCCGAACTGTGGCTCTCATAAAGTGTACTCAATGGCGCACGATGAAGTTCGTTCAATGAAAGAGTTCATCCCGGCTAAACGCATTGAATTTTGGATGGGCTTCGGTGATGCTTATTTGAACTACTTCAACTGTATGCGTGACATCGGTCTGTTGAGCCCAGATCCTCTGACGCTTCACGATGGAACCGTTGTTCAGCCATTGCATGTTCTTAAAGCATTGTTACCAGATCCAACTTCTTTGGCTCCGGGTTACACGGGTTTGACGTGTATCGGTACTTGGGTACAAGGTAAGAAAGACGGTAAAGAGCGTAGTGTATTCATTTACAATAATGCTGATCACGAAGTGGCTTACGAAGACGTAGAGCACCAAGCGATTTCTTACACGACGGGTGTCCCTGCAATTACGGCTGCGCTTCAGTTCTTCCGTGGAGAGTGGGCAGATAAAGGTGTGTTCAACATGGAACAGCTAAACCCAGACCCATTCCTAGCGACAATGCCAGAAATCGGTTTAGATTGGCATGTTCAAGAGCTAGAGCCAGGTCAGCCAATTATCCATAAACTGAAGTAA
- the nrdA gene encoding class 1a ribonucleoside-diphosphate reductase subunit alpha produces MNQQLTVTKRDGRKESIDLEKLHRVITWAAEGLHNVSVSQVELRAHIQFYDGITTSDIHETIIKSAADLISEETPDYQYLAARLAVFHLRKKAYGQYEPPKLYDHVSRLVETGKYDKHLMEDYSQAEFEELNSYIDHKRDLDFSYAAVKQLEGKYFVQNRVSGEIYESAQFLYILVSACLFANYPRETRLGYIKRFYDATSTFKISLPTPIMAGVRTPTRQFSSCVLIECGDSLDSINATASSIVRYVSQRAGIGINAGRIRSLGSEIRGGEAFHTGCIPFYKYFQTAVKCCSQGGVRGGAATVFYPLWHGEVQSLLVLKNNRGVEENRVRHMDYGVQLNKLMYSRLVQGGNISLFSPSDVPGLYDAFFEDQDEFERLYVQYENDPSVKKTSVKAVELFSLLMQERASTGRIYIQNVDHCNTHSPFDSKVAPVRQSNLCLEIALPTKPLSNVEDDQGEIALCTLSAFNLGAINELDDLAELSDLVVRALDALLDYQDYPLPAAYKSTMNRRTLGVGVINYAYYLAKNGVKYSDGSANGLTHRTFEAIQYYLLRASVELAKEQGRCPSFHETNYAKGLLPIDTYKADIDKICDEPLHYDWDALRSDIMEYGLRNSTLTALMPSETSSQISNATNGIEPPRGYVSVKASKDGILKQVVPDFVNLKENYELLWNIGPNDGYLHLVGIMQKFVDQAISANTNYDPSVYDSGKVPMKKLLQDLLTAYKYGVKTLYYHNTRDGAKDEQSDSVAVEEEDCAGGGCKI; encoded by the coding sequence ATGAATCAACAACTCACTGTCACCAAGCGTGATGGACGTAAAGAAAGTATTGATCTCGAGAAGCTACACCGCGTGATCACATGGGCTGCAGAAGGCCTTCACAATGTCTCCGTTTCACAAGTAGAACTAAGAGCTCACATTCAGTTCTATGACGGTATTACGACTTCTGACATTCATGAAACTATCATCAAGTCTGCTGCTGATTTAATTTCAGAAGAAACGCCAGATTACCAATATTTGGCTGCGCGTCTTGCTGTCTTCCATTTACGAAAAAAAGCCTACGGCCAATATGAGCCGCCTAAGCTTTATGATCATGTTTCTCGTCTCGTCGAAACGGGAAAATATGATAAGCACTTGATGGAAGATTATTCTCAAGCTGAATTTGAAGAGCTAAACAGCTACATCGACCACAAACGTGATTTAGACTTCTCTTATGCTGCCGTTAAACAACTCGAAGGAAAGTACTTCGTTCAGAACCGTGTGTCTGGTGAAATCTATGAAAGTGCGCAGTTTCTGTATATTCTAGTTTCAGCGTGCTTGTTTGCGAATTATCCAAGAGAAACTCGTCTTGGCTACATCAAGCGTTTCTACGATGCGACGTCGACATTCAAAATCTCACTGCCAACGCCAATTATGGCGGGTGTGCGTACGCCGACCCGTCAGTTCAGTTCATGCGTTCTTATCGAATGTGGCGATAGTTTAGATTCTATCAATGCGACCGCTAGCTCGATTGTTCGTTATGTCTCTCAACGCGCTGGTATTGGTATTAACGCGGGGCGTATTCGTTCTTTAGGCTCAGAAATACGAGGTGGTGAAGCTTTTCACACGGGTTGTATCCCTTTTTATAAGTATTTCCAAACCGCAGTGAAATGTTGTTCTCAGGGTGGTGTGCGAGGCGGCGCAGCAACCGTCTTCTACCCTCTTTGGCATGGTGAAGTCCAATCACTGTTGGTACTCAAAAATAACCGTGGTGTTGAAGAAAACCGTGTTCGTCATATGGATTACGGCGTACAGCTGAACAAACTCATGTATTCTCGCCTGGTCCAAGGTGGAAACATCAGTTTATTCTCACCGTCTGACGTTCCTGGCCTATACGATGCTTTCTTCGAAGATCAAGATGAATTTGAGCGTTTATATGTTCAATACGAAAATGACCCATCGGTTAAGAAAACCTCGGTAAAGGCCGTTGAGCTGTTCTCTCTTCTTATGCAAGAAAGAGCCTCTACTGGTCGTATCTACATCCAAAATGTCGATCACTGTAATACTCATAGCCCATTTGATTCAAAAGTAGCACCGGTTCGTCAATCTAACTTATGTTTAGAAATTGCATTGCCAACGAAGCCTCTTTCGAATGTAGAAGATGATCAAGGCGAGATCGCTCTTTGTACTCTTTCTGCTTTCAATCTTGGGGCTATCAACGAATTAGATGATCTGGCTGAATTATCCGATCTGGTTGTTCGTGCTCTCGACGCCTTATTGGATTACCAAGACTACCCATTACCAGCGGCGTACAAGTCAACAATGAACCGTCGTACTTTAGGTGTCGGCGTTATCAACTATGCCTACTACTTAGCTAAGAATGGCGTGAAATATTCTGACGGTAGCGCAAATGGTTTGACTCACCGTACTTTTGAAGCGATTCAATACTACCTTCTAAGAGCATCGGTTGAACTCGCGAAAGAACAAGGTCGTTGTCCTTCGTTCCATGAGACGAACTACGCGAAAGGTCTGCTACCCATCGATACTTATAAAGCGGACATTGATAAGATTTGTGATGAACCTTTGCATTACGACTGGGATGCGCTGCGCTCTGACATTATGGAATACGGTCTGCGTAACTCAACGTTAACAGCACTAATGCCATCAGAGACCTCATCGCAGATCTCCAACGCGACAAACGGCATTGAGCCACCTCGTGGGTATGTCTCTGTCAAAGCGTCTAAAGATGGTATTTTGAAGCAGGTTGTTCCTGATTTCGTTAATCTCAAAGAGAACTACGAGTTATTATGGAATATCGGTCCAAACGATGGCTACCTTCACCTTGTGGGTATCATGCAAAAGTTTGTCGACCAAGCCATCTCAGCGAATACAAACTACGACCCTAGCGTTTACGATAGTGGTAAAGTGCCAATGAAGAAACTTCTACAAGATCTTCTCACCGCTTATAAATATGGCGTAAAGACACTTTATTACCATAATACCCGCGATGGCGCTAAAGACGAGCAATCCGATTCGGTTGCTGTTGAAGAGGAAGATTGCGCAGGAGGTGGTTGCAAGATTTAA
- the nspC gene encoding carboxynorspermidine decarboxylase, which produces MQKNELKTPYFMINEDKLIANLEKAKQLKDRSGVKLVLALKCFSTWGVFDIIKPYLDGTTSSGPYEVKLGHETFGGETHAYSVGYSEEDVREVADICDKLIFNSQTQLAAHRHIVEGKASIGLRLNPGVSYAGQDLANPARQFSRLGVQADHLDSAVFDSIDGVMFHMNCENKDVDAFVSLLDAISEQFGSHLDKLDWVSLGGGVFFTWPDYDIEKLGLALKAFSEKHGVQLYLEPGEAIITKTTDLVVTVVDIVDNVKKTAIVDSATEAHRLDTLIYNEPATILEASEKGDHEYIIGSCSCLAGDQFCVANFDEPLSIGQRLHITDSAGYTMVKLNWFNGLKMPSIYCERSNGDIQKLNEFGYSDFKRSLSQWSVSPVDNE; this is translated from the coding sequence ATGCAGAAAAACGAACTCAAAACCCCATACTTCATGATCAATGAAGACAAATTGATTGCGAACCTAGAGAAAGCCAAGCAGCTAAAAGACAGGTCAGGTGTAAAGTTAGTACTGGCACTGAAATGTTTCTCGACATGGGGTGTATTTGACATAATCAAACCGTACCTAGACGGTACAACAAGCTCTGGGCCTTACGAAGTTAAGTTGGGCCACGAAACCTTTGGTGGTGAAACACATGCTTACAGCGTCGGTTACAGTGAAGAGGATGTCAGAGAAGTTGCGGACATTTGTGACAAACTGATTTTTAACTCTCAAACTCAGCTTGCGGCGCATCGTCACATTGTTGAAGGCAAAGCATCCATTGGTTTACGGTTGAACCCAGGTGTGAGTTATGCAGGTCAAGACCTAGCTAATCCAGCCCGTCAATTTTCTCGCCTCGGGGTACAAGCGGATCACCTGGACAGTGCCGTCTTTGATTCTATAGATGGTGTGATGTTCCATATGAACTGTGAGAATAAAGACGTTGATGCCTTTGTTTCTCTTCTTGATGCCATTTCAGAGCAGTTCGGGTCTCATTTGGACAAACTCGATTGGGTCAGCTTGGGGGGCGGTGTTTTTTTTACCTGGCCAGATTATGATATTGAAAAACTGGGCTTGGCATTAAAGGCTTTTTCAGAAAAACATGGCGTTCAACTCTATTTGGAGCCGGGTGAAGCAATTATTACTAAAACCACCGATTTAGTTGTGACTGTCGTGGACATCGTGGATAACGTGAAGAAAACAGCGATTGTTGATTCAGCAACGGAAGCACACCGTTTAGACACGTTGATCTACAACGAGCCAGCAACGATTCTAGAAGCGAGTGAGAAAGGGGACCATGAGTATATTATTGGTTCTTGTTCATGTCTTGCCGGTGATCAGTTTTGTGTCGCAAACTTTGATGAGCCACTCTCTATTGGGCAGCGTTTGCACATTACCGACAGCGCAGGCTATACCATGGTTAAGCTTAACTGGTTTAACGGTTTGAAAATGCCTTCTATCTATTGCGAGCGTTCAAATGGTGATATTCAAAAGCTGAATGAATTTGGTTACAGTGATTTCAAACGTTCATTGTCGCAGTGGTCAGTCAGTCCTGTTGATAATGAATAA
- the yfaE gene encoding class I ribonucleotide reductase maintenance protein YfaE, whose protein sequence is MAQLKINKVTTIESNSSNTLLESLELAGLEPEYNCRDGHCGACRCTLDSGEVEFVGFAMAYTENNEILPCICKAKSNVELSNVRYRLKEKRA, encoded by the coding sequence ATGGCCCAACTTAAAATCAACAAAGTCACCACCATTGAGTCAAACTCTTCCAATACCTTATTGGAATCGCTCGAGTTGGCTGGTCTTGAGCCAGAATACAATTGCCGTGACGGGCACTGCGGAGCGTGTCGCTGTACATTGGATTCAGGGGAAGTCGAGTTTGTTGGTTTTGCTATGGCCTATACAGAGAATAATGAAATTTTGCCTTGTATCTGTAAAGCCAAAAGCAACGTTGAGCTATCAAATGTTCGCTATCGACTGAAAGAAAAACGCGCGTAG